The genomic interval GTCAGGTAATAACGGGAGGTATTATTGTTTATTTTGCGATTTCCATAAAAAATCTGGCAGATGAAGCAAAAAAAGTGATCAACATGCTTCGTATAAATGATTTAAAAAATGCCAGAAGTATGTTATCCCGCATTGTGGGACGCGATACAGCAGATTTAAACAGAGAACAAATAATACGCGCAGCTATAGAAACGGTGGCAGAGAGTTGTGTTGATGGCACTTTAGCGCCATTATTTTATTGTTTCATTGGAGGACCGGTCGCAGCGATGACCTATAGGGCGGTAAACACGCTGGATTCTATGGTTGGATATAAAAACGAAAAATATATAAAGCTTGGATGGGCGTCAGCGAGATTGGATGATATGGCAAACTACATCCCGGCAAGATTATCTGCCTTGTTTATTCCTGTGGCTTCTTTTTTATGCGGGCATGGTTTTCAATCCTCTTTAAGGACGGCTTTTCAGGAAGGAAGAAAACATGAGAGCCTTAATAGCGGAATACCCGAGGCTGCTTTTGCAGGTGCATTGGGGGTTCAACTGGGAGGGCCAAGCACCTATGGGGGTGAAGTTGTGGATAAACCCTATATCGGCGATAATAAAAAACAGTTAACACTGGAATCGCTGGAAATGGCGTTAAGGCTAATGTTTGTCACGTCCGTATTGTTTTTGATAAGCGGATTAAGTTTCATCATGATGGTCCGGGTTTTGGCAACGACGCAGCATTCGAGGTGACATGAAAATGCCGTTCCTGCCCCCTGATTCAGAAGGATAAATTCCAGCAGAAATCAAAAATCCTTTAGCGGGTTCACATGCAATGCGTCTTTCCAAAAATATTGAAATTCCTATACATTAAATTATGAACTGTACTAAGCATTTTTTGGAAACATTAGACCCAAGGGCAAAGATCATATCCCTTTTTTTTATTGTTTCCTGCATGGCCTTAACGCCGATGAGCAGGGCGAAGGATTTTGGAGTATATTTTTTGTTAATACTTGCAATCTTTTTATTTTCCGATATTTCACCAGCCCGGTTATTGCAAAAATTTCATTTTGTCCTGTTTCCCATCACCGTATTGCCTTTTATGCTACTGTTCATTCTTTTTTTAAGAAGAGCATTTATTTGTTATTTTATCAAAGGAAGCTGTTCGGCAGTAAGTATTGCGAAAGAAGAAATATGGACTTTTTTGTGCTTTATAATCAAACTTGATTTATCTATAGTATTCATTGTTGTTGTATCAGTAACTATGTCCTATACAGATTTTTTGAGAGGAGTGGAGAAATTATATATACCACGGGCACTTGTATTACGCATGGTATCTGCTTTGTATCATATCATTCAATTAATCAATAACAGTAAGAGGCTGTTGCGGTTTGAAATGTACCGTTTTATCGGCTTTAAACACCGGAGAAAATTAAAAAAATATATCCCTGCCCCATTTACATTATTTGACAAAAGACCTGATTCTCCCGGAAAAGACCATAGTGTATTATGTATTTGTGCTGGCGGAGAAATGTACAACACGGCGCATTTGCGGTTTTCCTATAAGGATTTTTTGTTTATGATAGGCGTAATCATCATGCTGGTATGCATCGTTTCCGGAGTAATTTATAAAATAGAAAACATTAAAATATCACACTCACATTTATGGCAAAATTTACAGATATGATTACTTCAAAAAGTTAAAGATTCGCGGTTACAATCTCTTTTTATCAACATGAGGCATCGACTCACCGGATATTAAAGGAAGAATTCTGACATGGAAATAAATTCTAATAAAGGACGCGTTTGTTACACAGAAGACATTTGTGCTGACGGCATATGTTGTTTTATGAGCATTCCCAGGAAGCAGAATCATTTGGGCATATGGAAACATATCTTCAGGAAAAGAAGCGCTGCGTATGGCATAAAATTGCTTTATACCGCCCTTCACGCAAAGGATATTGTTTATAATCCATGCAAGTGCCTGGAGTTTTATTTAACATGGAAAGATGACGCATCCGATGATATGCAGATACTATTGCGATGCGCTGCGTATGGTAAAAAGCGCAGGCCGTATGTATGCAAGGCATTTCCCGACAGGAAAGATAGTTTTATGCACGACGTCCCGGCACCTTGTATTTACAACGAGTATATTGCCCCTGAAGAATATGTCAGATTGAAACACACACACGTTTTCCGTCTTTTTTATGCCATCAAAGACGACCAGGCTCTTTTGCGCAAAATCTCTCCCCATTGTTCAGTCGATGATACACGGAAAAGACTAGATCAGTGTAAAGATAGTGTAAAAATAAGTGCCATCTGGAATGAAAAACCTTCGGAATATTTTCTAATAGAAGTACCAAAGGTTCCATCTATTCTCTGCACTTCAGAAGTACACCCCGTAATAAAAACGATACGGCAGGCATACAATCGCTGGACCGGACATATTGAGACATGGCTGGAAAAGCATTATGGCGATAAATGGCATACTTATTTGGAACAGGCGCTTGAAAACGAAGATAACAGGCCTGGCAGAAAAAAGAAGGAGAAAATATTCAAAAGCAAGATGACAAAATGAAACATCCATGAACCTTTGGTTCACAAACATGTAGTAAAATAAATAATCCACAAATTACCACGATTTCCACAGATCAGGAGAAGATTAAAGCGGTTTTTTATCTGCGCTAATCGTTCGACTCACGACGAAGTCTGCGAAATCTGCGGATAAGAATTATTTTAAGGAAGCAAACATTTTACTATGTATACTGTACTATCATATGCACTGCAAATTTTTTCAAAAGAGTAAGGTGTTGCAAAATCGTAAGCCTCTTGATTATTCCTTATGCATAGTATTCAAGCAGTACATTTAGTATCTCTTTTGTGTTTGTTTTGCTTTTATCAAATATTACTTTCCCATAAGGCTCTCTTGGCCCCCATCTGTCAAAGTTTGGTTTGGAAAAAAGAGCGATAGTTTTCGTCCCTACTGCAACTGCAAGATGCATTGGGCCTGAATCAGGAGTTACTATGACCTTACACTTTGATACTAAGGCAGCTACTTCGCGCAATGTGGCATTTTTTATGTATAAGGCAGATCCTATTACCGATTGTATACATTTTTCATTTCCCATCTCTTCTGGCCCTATAAATATTACCATGGGGATATGCCGTGTTCTCAGATTCTCTGCAATAATACCAAAACTTTCCAGATTCCATGCCTTTCCTTTTTTTTGTCTGCCGCCGGTAAATATGCCAATCGGTTTCTTAAATGAATCTCCGAAATGCAATTTGAAGAAATCTTCTGCCCTGAGCTGTTCTTCCGGTTTGAGTATAATTTTGCGTTCATCAAAAGCTGCTATCCCTATTTGTTGCATACATTCCCGGATTTGATCTACCTTGTGACGCGATTGTGGATGTTTAAAAACAGAGGTAAACAATATATTGCCATCGTTTCGCATACACCCGATGCGATGCCTGGTTCCGGATGCATATGTGATATAGGCGCCCAGTGAATTAGTCGCCGTGCTTAGATGAATGGCTGCATCGTACTTTTCTTTTCGAAGTATTGTAATAAGACGCCATAATCGATGCGGAAGCACAGTGTCTATTCGTTTGATAGTATGAATTTGTTTTATGGCATATCCCTCCAGTATGGATTTTGCATGCCTCCCCCCAACAAAACAGAATTGCACATTTGGCAGGGCTTTAATAAGCGCTGATACAGCGGGGGTAACCAGGATAGTATTCCCTAAACGTTGGTTTACGGAAACAAGCAGTATCTTCTTCATTGCATACAGGTTGGGCAAAGGTTCAACGCCAACATGCATCATACGTGCAAGAGCCAGTAAAAAGATACGGCGAATACTGAGTTTCAGGCAGCGCAGAAAACTTGAACGTTTGAAATGTTTCCCGGATAAAGCGAGACCAAATTCATCTTTTAAAACAGGGGTATATTGCTTTTCCATCTTTTCCTTTGATTACTCGTTTAAAAGAATATGTCACAATAAATGACAACTCTTATACCAGGCAAACATTAAGGGTTGATGAAGAAGACATGAAGAAAGCTTAATGTGTAAGGCAATTGATACATCAATCAAGGGAAGCGTTGGTACCGCTTAAGATACGTGTAACTAAAAAACAGGTTAGCGATTGAAATGACTTTTTGGAAGGGTAACTAAAAAAGCGCTGCCTTTTCCTATTGTGCTTTTTACTTCTATTTTTCCTTTATGAAGGTCTGCTATGTTTTTGCAAATACTTAATCCCAGGCCTACCCCTCCGGTATCCCTTGACCTTGAAGCATCTACACGAAAAAACCTGTCAAAAATCTTGTTATGGTCATTTTCGGAAATCCCTATTCCGGAGTCCCTGATTGAAACAATAACTTCATTTTCCAAATCTTTCAGAGAAATGCAAATATTGCCTCCCGGGGAAGTATATTTAATCGCATTATCCAAAAGATTGGAAAACAAACGATAGAGTAATTTTTGATCTCCATCTATTGTAATATTTTCCATCTTACTTATTGTGCAGTCTATTTTTTTAGTTTCTGTAATTACTTGAAACGCTGTGTAAAGTTCACACAGCATTTTTTTAAGATCAACATCATAGAACTCTTGTTTTGCCGCGTCTGTTTTCAGCAAAACCAGTAAATCATTTATCATGTTAATTATTTTTTCATGCTCAATTAAATTATTTTCCAGCAGTTCGCAATATTCTTCCGGGGTTCTTTGTTTTGCAAGCATTACTTCTATTCCGGCTTTTAGAGCAGCAAGCGGCGTTCTTAATTCATGGGAAACATCAGAGGTAAATTGAATAATTTTTCGGAAGGCATCTTCAAGACGGTCTAACATAAGATTAATTGTATCCGTCAATTCTTCTAACTCACTTCCTGTATGTGCGGGTTTAAGTCTTGTATGTAAATTGTATGCCGTTATTGTTTTGGCTGCGTTTGTAATATATCCGACAGGATCAAGGCTTTTTTTGGCGATAAACCAGCCTCCTATGATAGTGATAATAACAATTCCCGGCATTATCACTATTATATCATCCCTGAAATTTTTTAATGTTTTATATGATGGCTTCAGAGAGGTAGCCATCTGTAAAACATATTTCGGGCTGTTATCCTGGAATACGGGTATTGTTAAAAGAAGGAAGCTATCGGTTGAATCTTTTGGTTTGGCGGTATCGAATGTTTCATTTCCATTTTTTGCATTGTTAATTGCTTTTTCAAAAGTTTTTAAAGGGAACTCAATGGAATTTACCGATGTAATGATTGAATTATTTTCTATATCATATAACAATGCTGATATTTTAAAAAATTTCCCGACGGAAACTTCTTTTTCGATTTCAGTTTTCAGGGCATCCAGATTTAAATTCGTTTCCGTAAAATGTTGTAAAATATCTTCACCTTCATCTAAAAGGATTGCACACATTTCTTTATTAAGTACATAGTATAAACGATAGTATAAGTATATTCCTAAAATGACTACTATTAGCAATACTGAAGTAGCGTACCAGAGTGTTATTTTAAAACCAATTGTTCGGAAAAATTTAATCTCTTTCTTCGAGAACATAGCCGACCCTTCTCACCGTATGTATAATGCCTTTATCAAAATCTTTCTCCAGTTTATTTCTTAAACGACTAATGTGAACATCAATTACATTGCTAAAGCTTTCATAATTGTAATCCCATATGTGCTCAGAAATCATCGTTCTGGTTAAAATCTGTCCTGGGTTTCTCATGAAATATTCAAGAATAGAGAATTCAATGGGCGTTAACTCAATCTTTTGTTTATCCCGGAATACTTTTCTGGTTTTGGGATCAAGTGTTACATTGCCTGTTTTTAAATTTGATACATAATTGTCTGTTCTTCTCCTCATGCAAGCGCGAATACGTGCTAACAGCTCGGAAAAAGAAAAAGGCTTGACTATATAATCGTCAGCTCCAATATCCAGACCGTTTACTTTATCGTTTACGGAATCTATTGCCGTGAGAAATATTGCCGGAGTGTGAATTCCGGTGTTTCTTATTTGTTTCAGTACTTCCTTTCCATTGATTCCCGGAAGCATTATATCTACTACTATGAGGTCATAATTCTCATGTGTCGCCAAATGTAAGCCATCA from Candidatus Kuenenia stuttgartiensis carries:
- a CDS encoding response regulator transcription factor, producing the protein MKILIIEDEKKIAKYLKQGLEENSYTVDIAHNGIDGLHLATHENYDLIVVDIMLPGINGKEVLKQIRNTGIHTPAIFLTAIDSVNDKVNGLDIGADDYIVKPFSFSELLARIRACMRRRTDNYVSNLKTGNVTLDPKTRKVFRDKQKIELTPIEFSILEYFMRNPGQILTRTMISEHIWDYNYESFSNVIDVHISRLRNKLEKDFDKGIIHTVRRVGYVLEERD
- a CDS encoding CbiQ family ECF transporter T component; this encodes MNCTKHFLETLDPRAKIISLFFIVSCMALTPMSRAKDFGVYFLLILAIFLFSDISPARLLQKFHFVLFPITVLPFMLLFILFLRRAFICYFIKGSCSAVSIAKEEIWTFLCFIIKLDLSIVFIVVVSVTMSYTDFLRGVEKLYIPRALVLRMVSALYHIIQLINNSKRLLRFEMYRFIGFKHRRKLKKYIPAPFTLFDKRPDSPGKDHSVLCICAGGEMYNTAHLRFSYKDFLFMIGVIIMLVCIVSGVIYKIENIKISHSHLWQNLQI
- a CDS encoding glycosyltransferase family 9 protein, translated to MEKQYTPVLKDEFGLALSGKHFKRSSFLRCLKLSIRRIFLLALARMMHVGVEPLPNLYAMKKILLVSVNQRLGNTILVTPAVSALIKALPNVQFCFVGGRHAKSILEGYAIKQIHTIKRIDTVLPHRLWRLITILRKEKYDAAIHLSTATNSLGAYITYASGTRHRIGCMRNDGNILFTSVFKHPQSRHKVDQIRECMQQIGIAAFDERKIILKPEEQLRAEDFFKLHFGDSFKKPIGIFTGGRQKKGKAWNLESFGIIAENLRTRHIPMVIFIGPEEMGNEKCIQSVIGSALYIKNATLREVAALVSKCKVIVTPDSGPMHLAVAVGTKTIALFSKPNFDRWGPREPYGKVIFDKSKTNTKEILNVLLEYYA
- the cbiB gene encoding adenosylcobinamide-phosphate synthase CbiB; protein product: MYDSFSFIHFQIIAAFILDITIGDPQWRFHPVRLIGKSIHCIEYIVRRLPLPERLMGLFLTGGIVSGVYIITCEIMSLSKQWNPVCQVITGGIIVYFAISIKNLADEAKKVINMLRINDLKNARSMLSRIVGRDTADLNREQIIRAAIETVAESCVDGTLAPLFYCFIGGPVAAMTYRAVNTLDSMVGYKNEKYIKLGWASARLDDMANYIPARLSALFIPVASFLCGHGFQSSLRTAFQEGRKHESLNSGIPEAAFAGALGVQLGGPSTYGGEVVDKPYIGDNKKQLTLESLEMALRLMFVTSVLFLISGLSFIMMVRVLATTQHSR
- a CDS encoding HAMP domain-containing sensor histidine kinase: MFSKKEIKFFRTIGFKITLWYATSVLLIVVILGIYLYYRLYYVLNKEMCAILLDEGEDILQHFTETNLNLDALKTEIEKEVSVGKFFKISALLYDIENNSIITSVNSIEFPLKTFEKAINNAKNGNETFDTAKPKDSTDSFLLLTIPVFQDNSPKYVLQMATSLKPSYKTLKNFRDDIIVIMPGIVIITIIGGWFIAKKSLDPVGYITNAAKTITAYNLHTRLKPAHTGSELEELTDTINLMLDRLEDAFRKIIQFTSDVSHELRTPLAALKAGIEVMLAKQRTPEEYCELLENNLIEHEKIINMINDLLVLLKTDAAKQEFYDVDLKKMLCELYTAFQVITETKKIDCTISKMENITIDGDQKLLYRLFSNLLDNAIKYTSPGGNICISLKDLENEVIVSIRDSGIGISENDHNKIFDRFFRVDASRSRDTGGVGLGLSICKNIADLHKGKIEVKSTIGKGSAFLVTLPKSHFNR